In Triticum aestivum cultivar Chinese Spring chromosome 5B, IWGSC CS RefSeq v2.1, whole genome shotgun sequence, the following proteins share a genomic window:
- the LOC123112936 gene encoding PRKR-interacting protein 1 encodes MSDPGKDGNMQQLVPMAPPARVSGGELVAKASVADSGKQLALVEGGGKSSGGVKLREDVEDIEVKLKRIMDNVPVRASNTSGSSAGSGSGDFHQYRQMRRREQDRITRMETDYEKRKQVAEFNLRREERLKAAEERTSKKRLKRQKKKQRKNEKRAKPSGGGEEPNSEAVPKQVEEESDDDDEGSDYEGDDKFKQCK; translated from the exons ATGTCAGATCCTGGTAAGGATGGCAATATGCAGCAGCTAGTCCCAATGGCACCACCGGCAAGGGTTTCTGGTGGTGAACTAGTGGCAAAGGCTTCTGTTGCTGACAGTGGAAAGCAGCTGGCGCTGGTGGAGGGTGGAGGAAAGAGCTCGGGAGGGGTCAAGCTACGGGAGGATGTGGAGGACATAGAGGTGAAGCTGAAGCGCATCATGGACAATGTCCCTGTCCGTGCCAGCAACACCTCTGGGTCCTCCGCTGGTTCTGGCTCTGGCGACTTCCACCAG TATCGGCAAATGAGGAGAAGGGAACAGGACCGAATAACGAGGATGGAGACTGATTACGAAAAGAGGAAGCAGGTGGCCGAGTTCAATCTGCGGAGGGAGGAAAGGCTAAAAGCAGCTGAGGAGCGTACATCCAAGAAGCGCCTGAAGCGCCAAAAGAAGAAGCAGCGAAAGAATGAAAAGCGGGCCAAACCAAGCGGTGGCGGCGAGGAACCCAATAGCGAAGCAGTGCCTAAGCAGGTGGAGGAGGAGTCAGACGACGACGATGAGGGTTCGGATTACGAGGGCGACGACAAGTTTAAGCAATGCAAATGA
- the LOC123112937 gene encoding protein CWC15 homolog — MTTAARPTWAPAKGGNEQGGTRIFGPSGKYSSRDLAAHTSLKPRKEGQQTQEEVQKRNLRDELEERERKHFSSKDKSYVDERDRRKSSSLLLEGSKRDEDKIVPREIDADDSDVELKSDDESDDDDDDDDTEALMAELERIKKERAEDRLRKERQQAEEEAKMKEAELMRGNPLINMNNSGSFNVKRRWDDDVVFKNQARGETKTPKRFINDTIRSDFHRKFLHRYMK, encoded by the exons ATGACGACGGCGGCGCGGCCGACGTGGGCGCCGGCCAAGGGCGGGAACGAGCAGGGTGGCACGCGCATCTTCGGGCCCTCCGGGAAGTACTCCTCCCGCGACCTCGCCGCCCACACCTCCCTCAAGCCCAG AAAAGAGGGTCAGCAAACTCAGGAGGAGGTACAGAAGAGGAATCTCAGGGATGAACTTGAGGAGCGTGAACGCAAGCACTTCTCATCCAAGGATAAGTCCTATGTTG ATGAGAGGGACCGGCGGAAAAGTTCGAGCCTGCTCTTAGAAG GTTCAAAACGGGATGAGGATAAGATAGTTCCACGTGAAATTGATGCGGACGACTCTGACGTGGAGCTCAAAAGTGATGATGAAAG cgatgatgatgacgacgacgatgacacTGAGGCACTCATGGCAGAGCTCGAAAGGATTAAAAAAGAAAGAGCTGAGGACAGGCTTAGAAAG GAGCGTCAGCAAGCAGAAGAAGAGGCCAAGATGAAGGAGGCCGAGCTGATGCGAGGAAACCCACTGATCAATATGAATAACTCTGGCTCCTTCAATGTGAAGAGAAG GTGGGATGATGATGTGGTATTCAAGAACCAAGCTCGTGGAGAGACTAAGACACCAAAACGGTTCATCAACGACACCATCAGAAGTGATTTCCACCGCAAGTTTCTGCATAGGTACATGAAATGA